A portion of the Magnolia sinica isolate HGM2019 chromosome 17, MsV1, whole genome shotgun sequence genome contains these proteins:
- the LOC131230231 gene encoding protein FAR1-RELATED SEQUENCE 5-like — translation MEGVDKTHTLRWAPQPLTTLECWGHHPIRFRVSVTTQSASHELRGVGVTTQSTSRRWWQGHHAIFVLSRSHHLLLARDLTTSSSLSRQRQWSIDDMDDNTLERQAVSQSGRRLDFDIEMNDQEVRQEVDDEEAKEDVLVNTDEKLGEEPKIGMEFSSDDSAYEFYNRYAAKIGFSVRKSWVKKSDKGVLLKRKFCCSKEGQKCEDKRINQPKYYRPITRTQCLASMMIRLQKNGKYKVTNFVAEHNHEVVAPSKVHLLRSQRQSGGRKNMGFVPDDYKNYLRKKQMKAMEKGDARAVLEYFQKMQVENPSFFYAIQVDEDDQITNIFWADAKSVMDYNAFGDVVCFDTTYRINSYGRPFAPFIGVNHHKQTIIFGTALLYDETLESFKWLFQTFLSAMSGKKPLTILTDQDDVMTNAIAAVMPETNHRLCTWYIHQNATKCLSHVFNGSKSFEHDFSKCLYDYEDEEEFLTAWNNMLEKYDLMQNKWLQDLFKEREKWALAYERNTFYADMRSTQRSEGMNNVLKKFLNSKFNLLHFFTHYERLVANQRYQESIADFKMRQNTPLLFVDVKILKEAAKAYTPQAFEMFQNEFKEFLGHAIFKCGEFGTVTEFRVICDEKDEGRIVRFDSLDNTVTCSCKKFEFVGILCSHALKVLDHHNIEVLHPRYIMKRWQRDAKVGFSKDHAGFTIQGGSSVALGKRYSYLCRKLLKIAAMAGEHDEVFKFADRYADKFHDEVMECMKGIHEPPLMTTPATDEIIDTESARSEPKEKEVTFVDSVSSQTASGIKVKPRVGSSRRALKNSPDKVKKKRSRTESIHSQANQERQEAAQANQESQEVAQVNQEREEAAQVPNIIHPHSFQPSHYSVTIPTMSHFNQGSHIIIPSGSHTGHSHHMVMGYTLGPSGSINASLDHYGHQQPNVSINQENSVGIKSPIRSSYVTRASRFGVPGSGTGGSMSSPSEYPRVPSSNPQLSHLHQDSSKGSAAFSQSSSLLSDNNQSVGYEDHLRSSN, via the exons atggagggagtggataaaacacatacattacggtgggccccacaacctctAACAACATTGGAGTGTTGGGgccaccacccaatccgcttccgtgtcagcgtcaccacgcaatccgcgtcccacgagctacgtggtgttggggtcaccacgcaatccacaTCCCGTCGGTGGTGGCAGGGTCATCACGCAATCTTCGTCCTTTCTCGCTCTCACCATCTCCTTCTCGCTCGCGACCTCACGaccagcagctctctctctcgGCAGCGGCAGTG GTCAATTGATGACATGGATGATAATACATTGGAGCGTCAAGCAGTTTCTCAATCAGGTCGAAGGTTGGACTTTGATATTGAAATGAATGATCAAGAAGTAAGGCAAGAAGTAGACGACGAAGAAGCAAAAGAAGATGTACTGGTTAATACAGATGAGAAGTTAGGTGAAGAACCAAAAATTGGAATGGAGTTTAGTTCTGACGATAGTGCATATGAGTTTTACAATAGGTATGCTGCAAAAATAGGGTTTAGCGTTCGAAAGTCGTGGGTAAAAAAATCAGATAAGGGTGTCCTACTTAAGAGGAAATTTTGTTGCTCTAAAGAAGGTCAAAAATGTGAAGATAAACGAATCAATCAGCCGAAGTATTACCGTCCGATTACAAGAACTCAATGTCTAGCTAGCATGATGATTAGGCTTCAAAAGAATGGGAAATACAAGGTGACTAACTTTGTGGCAGAGCATAACCATGAGGTTGTTGCACCATCGAAGGTGCACTtactaaggtcacaaagacaatCTGGAGGGCGGAAGAATATGGGTTTCGTACCTGATGATTACAAAAATTACTTACGAAAGAAGCAAATGAAAGCAATGGAAAAGGGTGATGCAAGAGCCGTTCTAGAATATTTTCAAAAAATGCAAGTAGAGAATCCATCTTTTTTTTATGCAATACAAGTAGACGAAGATGATCAGATTACAAATATATTTTGGGCAGATGCGAAGTCAGTAATGGATTATAATGCTTTTGGGGATGTGGTCTGCTTTGATACTACATATAGAATAAATAGTTATGGCCGGCCATTTGCTCCATTTATTGGGGTAAATCATCATAAGCAAACTATAATATTTGGTACAGCCTTGCTATACGATGAAACACTCGAATCATTCAAGTGGTTGTTTCAAACCTTTTTAAGTGCAATGTCTGGAAAAAAACCACTGACAATCCTTACAGACCAAGATGATGTAATGACGAATGCAATAGCTGCAGTGATGCCGGAAACAAATCATCGTTTATGCACCTGGTATATTCACCAAAATGCCACCAAGTGCCTTAGTCATGTATTTAATGGTTCAAAAAGTTTCGAACATGACTTTAGTAAGTGTTTATATGATTATGAGGATGAGGAAGAGTTTTTAACTGCATGGAATAACATGCTTGAGAAATATGATCTAATGCAAAATAAGTGGCTGCAGGATTTGTTCAAGGAAAGAGAAAAATGGGCTTTGGCATATGAAAGAAATACATTCTATGCAGACATGAGGAGCACACAACGGAGTGAAGGCATGAATAATGTATtgaaaaaatttctaaactctAAATTCAATTTATTGCATTTCTTCACTCATTATGAACGGCTAGTGGCTAATCAACGATATCAGGAATCTATAGCTGATTTCAAAATGAGGCAGAATACCCCGTTATTATTTGTTGATGTGAAGATTTTAAAGGAAGCGGCAAAGGCGTATACTCCTCAAGCATTTGAAATGTTTCAAAATGAATTCAAGGAATTTCTTGGCCATGCAATTTTTAAATGCGGTGAGTTTGGCACAGTGACAGAGTTTCGGGTTATTTGTGATGAGAAAGATGAAGGACGCATTGTTAGATTCGACTCATTAGACAATACAGTCACGTGTAGCTGTAAGAAGTTCGAGTTTGTGGGGATTTTATGTAGTCATGcattgaaagttttagatcatcatAATATAGAGGTTCTTCATCCCCGTTATATTATGAAGAGATGGCAAAGAGATGCAAAGGTTGGTTTTTCTAAAGACCATGCTGGGTTTACAATACAAGGTGGCTCCAGTGTTGCTTTAGGTAAACGCTATAGCTATTTGTGTCGCAAGCTTCTTAAAATTGCAGCAATGGCTGGGGAACATGATGAGGTTTTCAAATTTGCTGATAGATATGCCGATAAGTTTCATGATGAAGTGATGGAATGTATGAAAGGAATTCATGAACCTCCACTAATGACAACTCCAGCTACTGATGAAATTATAGATACTGAAAGCGCACGCTCTGAGCCGAAAGAAAAGGAAGTTACTTTTGTTGATAGTGTGAGTTCACAAACTGCAAGTGGGATTAAAGTTAAGCCTAGAGTTGGGAGCAGCCGTCGTGCATTAAAAAATTCGCCAGATAAAGTAAAGAAGAAGAGATCACGAACTGAATCCATTCATTCACAAGCAAATCAAGAAAGACAGGAAGCAGCCCAAGCAAATCAAGAGAGCCAGGAAGTGGCCCAagtaaatcaagagagagaggaagcagCCCAAGTACCAAATATTATTCACCCTCATTCATTTCAACCTTCACATTATTCAGTTACAATCCCCACAATGAGTCATTTCAATCAG GGTTCACATATTATAATACCAAGTGGATCCCATACAGGACATAGTCATCATATGGTGATGGGCTACACTCTTGGCCCCAGTGGATCCATCAATGCATCATTGGATCATTATGGGCACCAACAACCTAATGTTAGCATTAATCAAGAAAACTCTGTGGGCATCAAATCTCCGATAAGA AGTTCGTATGTTACCAGAGCAAGTCGTTTTGGAGTACCCGGGAGTGGTACTGGTGGATCCATGAGTAGCCCTTCGGAATACCCTAGGGTTCCCTCAAGCAACCCTCAATTATCACATTTACATCAAGATTCATCTAAAGGAAGCGCCGCGTTTAGCCAG TCATCATCACTACTATCTGATAACAATCAATCGGTGGGGTATGAAGACCACCTACGTTCCAGTAATTAG